A genomic segment from Nocardiopsis sp. Huas11 encodes:
- a CDS encoding TetR/AcrR family transcriptional regulator, with amino-acid sequence MPKLVDHQARRREIIEATWELIAEQGIDNVSVRDIAKAASYAAPGALNHYFGSKDELLAAAYQLVCDRTDERIAHVTAGRTGLAALELMCGEIVPADPLTRIEARVALSFWQRAQHEEALRSIGRTALASWKRQIAGHLETAAADGEIRPVPPSLVAEQLIALMMGLHVTSMLDGELHQGTRRLVTAYIEDLRR; translated from the coding sequence ATGCCCAAGCTGGTCGACCACCAGGCGCGGCGGAGGGAGATCATCGAGGCCACGTGGGAGCTGATCGCCGAGCAGGGCATCGACAACGTCAGCGTCCGCGACATAGCCAAAGCCGCCTCGTACGCCGCACCGGGAGCGCTCAACCACTACTTCGGATCCAAGGACGAGCTGCTCGCCGCCGCCTACCAACTGGTCTGCGACCGCACCGACGAACGCATCGCGCACGTCACCGCCGGCCGGACCGGCCTGGCGGCGCTGGAGCTCATGTGCGGTGAGATCGTCCCGGCCGATCCCCTGACCCGGATCGAGGCGCGGGTCGCGCTCTCCTTCTGGCAGCGCGCCCAACACGAGGAGGCGCTGCGCTCCATCGGCCGGACGGCGCTGGCCTCATGGAAGCGGCAGATCGCCGGCCACCTCGAAACGGCGGCCGCCGACGGCGAGATCCGTCCGGTGCCCCCGTCCCTGGTCGCGGAACAGCTCATCGCGCTGATGATGGGACTCCACGTCACGTCCATGCTGGACGGGGAACTCCACCAGGGCACCCGGCGGCTGGTCACCGCCTACATCGAGGACCTGCGCCGGTAG
- a CDS encoding aldehyde dehydrogenase family protein codes for MSATEESPIDWHRRAAGLATDGRAHIGGRRRDTGSGRTDPVISPAHGGRIGELSTCTSADVDRAVAAARRAQPAWAALPDQERKEVLLRLADTLEQHAEELALLETLDIGKPIGQTTTVDLPGTVATFRFYAEAADKRCGELPSTPPGATAMVTREPLGVVAAIVPWNYPLEIASWKVAPALASGNTVVLKPAEQSSLTALRLADLAAEAGLPDGALNVVTGGAETGAALAAHMDVDALAFTGSTEVARELLVTAGRSNLKRLALEAGGKSANLVFADADLAAAAEMAAAGAFYNQGQVCSANSRILVQRQALEGFTEALVKAAAAYRPVDPLSGAEGNGALISTAHTDSVQAWIRRGETDGALLDGGRRVEITGSDAYLEPAIVTGLHAAHPLHTEEVFGPVAVVHPFDTEDEAVRLANATRYGLAASLWTDDFCRAQRTAARLVAGTVSVNTVDALSVTTPFGGFKQSGFGRDLSLHAFDNYTALKTTWLQWG; via the coding sequence ATGAGTGCAACCGAGGAGTCCCCGATCGACTGGCACCGCCGGGCGGCCGGCCTCGCCACGGACGGCAGGGCGCACATCGGCGGACGGCGCCGCGACACCGGCAGCGGACGGACGGACCCCGTCATCAGCCCCGCCCACGGCGGCCGGATCGGTGAGCTGAGCACCTGCACCTCCGCGGACGTCGACCGCGCCGTCGCCGCCGCCCGCCGAGCCCAACCGGCCTGGGCCGCGCTGCCCGACCAGGAGCGCAAGGAGGTGCTGCTCCGCCTCGCCGACACCCTGGAACAGCACGCCGAGGAGCTGGCCCTGCTGGAGACGCTCGATATCGGCAAGCCGATCGGCCAGACCACGACCGTGGACCTTCCCGGCACCGTCGCGACGTTCCGCTTCTACGCCGAGGCCGCCGACAAGCGTTGCGGCGAACTGCCCAGCACGCCGCCGGGGGCGACGGCCATGGTCACCCGCGAACCGCTGGGCGTGGTCGCGGCCATCGTCCCCTGGAACTACCCGCTGGAGATCGCCTCCTGGAAGGTGGCTCCCGCGCTGGCGTCGGGGAACACCGTCGTGCTCAAGCCCGCCGAGCAGTCCTCGCTCACCGCCCTGCGCCTGGCCGACCTGGCCGCCGAGGCCGGCCTCCCGGACGGAGCGCTCAACGTGGTCACGGGCGGCGCCGAGACCGGGGCCGCGCTCGCCGCCCACATGGACGTGGACGCGCTCGCCTTCACCGGCTCCACCGAGGTCGCCCGCGAACTGCTCGTCACCGCGGGTCGCTCCAACCTCAAGCGGCTCGCGCTGGAGGCCGGAGGCAAAAGCGCGAACCTGGTCTTCGCCGACGCCGACCTCGCGGCGGCCGCCGAGATGGCCGCGGCCGGAGCGTTCTACAACCAGGGGCAGGTGTGCTCGGCCAACTCACGGATCCTGGTGCAGCGCCAGGCCCTGGAGGGGTTCACCGAGGCGCTGGTCAAGGCCGCGGCGGCGTACCGGCCGGTGGACCCGCTCAGCGGAGCGGAGGGCAACGGAGCACTGATCAGCACCGCGCACACCGACTCCGTTCAGGCGTGGATCCGACGCGGCGAGACCGACGGCGCACTGCTGGACGGCGGGCGCCGGGTGGAGATCACCGGATCCGACGCCTACCTCGAACCGGCGATCGTCACCGGCCTGCACGCCGCCCACCCGCTTCACACCGAAGAGGTCTTCGGACCGGTGGCCGTCGTCCACCCCTTCGACACCGAGGACGAGGCCGTGCGCCTGGCCAACGCCACCCGCTACGGCCTGGCCGCCTCGCTGTGGACCGACGACTTCTGCCGGGCCCAGCGCACGGCCGCGCGGCTCGTCGCCGGAACCGTCTCCGTCAACACGGTGGACGCCCTCTCGGTCACCACCCCGTTCGGCGGGTTCAAGCAGTCCGGGTTCGGCCGCGACCTGTCCCTGCACGCCTTCGACAACTACACCGCCCTCAAGACGACCTGGCTGCAGTGGGGCTGA
- the rph gene encoding rifamycin-inactivating phosphotransferase, with amino-acid sequence MDFADIDATNVADVGGKGAALGELARIADVRVPDGFCVTTEAFRRIVAEVPSIDALLDRLARVEADDHAAVRALSADIRSGIEEVAVHDSLASEIGAALTRLGEDTPCAVRSSATAEDLPTASFAGQQDSYLNITGQAAVLRHVRRCWASLFTERAVTYRVRNGFDHRRIGMGVVVQRMVFPDAAGTLFTADPVTSNRRTLTVEAGWGLGEALVSGRVSGDVYTVRDDQVVSTAVAAKTVLAQASPQGGTRDTAVDPERQDRPALTEAQVLRLARLGRRVEAHFGRPQDIEWCRVGEDFHLVQSRPITTLFPVPAADDDENHVYVSVGHQQMMTDAMKPLGLSVWQMTTPRQMHEAGGRLFVDVAPLMATPTARANLLVALGDSDPLLGDALRTVLDREDFVRTLEEDDPAAAPAGPAPTLDPPEPVPTDPELVTELIRDAEASVQTLRREIRDLSGPALLDFIRADITELKRVLFDPRSLQVIMAGMEASRWLNEHLEEWLGEKNAADVLTQSVDRNITSEMGLALLDVADAVRPHTEVVAFLHRVVEQGREGDGFLGEMAGLEGGPEAVEAVRGYLDRYGMRCVGEIDITRTRWSEQPAALVPAILGNIRNFAPGEGPRRFERGLQEARRKEQDVLARLRTLPDGEEKAAQAGRMIERVRTFSGYREYPKYGMVSRYFVYKRALLAEAARLVRSGVLREEEDVFFLRFGELEEVVRTREVDAGLVRERREAFRSHEALTPPRLLTSDGEVLTGRYRREDAPDGAMAGLPVSAGAVEGRARVVTDMARADLEPGDILVTAYTDPSWTPLFVTVAGLVTEVGGLMTHGAVIAREYGLPAVVGVEQATRRIRDGQRVRVHGTDGYVQILD; translated from the coding sequence GTGGATTTCGCGGATATCGACGCGACGAATGTCGCCGATGTCGGCGGGAAGGGGGCGGCGCTGGGCGAACTCGCGCGGATCGCCGATGTCCGTGTGCCGGACGGCTTCTGCGTCACGACGGAGGCCTTCCGCCGGATCGTCGCCGAGGTGCCGTCCATCGACGCCCTGCTCGACCGGCTCGCGCGGGTGGAAGCCGACGACCACGCGGCGGTCCGCGCCCTGAGCGCCGATATCCGCAGCGGCATCGAGGAGGTCGCGGTGCACGACTCCCTCGCGTCGGAGATCGGCGCCGCGCTCACCCGGCTCGGGGAGGACACCCCCTGCGCGGTGCGCTCCAGCGCGACCGCCGAGGACCTGCCGACCGCGTCGTTCGCCGGCCAGCAGGACTCCTATCTGAACATCACGGGTCAAGCGGCGGTCCTGCGGCACGTCCGCCGGTGTTGGGCGTCGCTGTTCACCGAGCGGGCGGTGACCTACCGCGTCCGCAACGGCTTCGACCACCGGAGGATCGGCATGGGCGTGGTCGTGCAGCGCATGGTGTTCCCGGACGCGGCCGGGACCCTGTTCACCGCGGATCCGGTGACCTCGAACCGCAGGACCCTCACCGTGGAGGCCGGGTGGGGGCTGGGCGAGGCGCTCGTCTCCGGCCGGGTCTCCGGCGACGTCTACACGGTCCGCGACGACCAGGTCGTCTCCACGGCCGTCGCCGCCAAGACCGTGCTCGCGCAGGCGTCGCCGCAAGGCGGTACCCGGGACACGGCGGTCGATCCGGAGCGGCAGGACCGGCCGGCCCTGACCGAGGCGCAGGTCCTGCGCCTGGCGCGGCTGGGCCGGCGCGTCGAGGCGCACTTCGGCCGGCCGCAGGACATCGAGTGGTGCCGTGTCGGCGAGGACTTCCACCTCGTCCAGAGCCGGCCGATCACCACCCTGTTCCCCGTCCCGGCGGCCGACGACGATGAGAACCACGTCTACGTCTCCGTCGGGCACCAGCAGATGATGACCGACGCGATGAAGCCGCTGGGGCTCTCCGTGTGGCAGATGACGACTCCCCGGCAGATGCACGAGGCGGGCGGACGGCTGTTCGTCGACGTCGCCCCGCTCATGGCCACGCCCACGGCTCGCGCGAACCTCCTGGTGGCGCTGGGCGACTCCGACCCGCTGCTCGGGGACGCGCTGCGGACCGTGCTCGACCGCGAGGACTTCGTCCGCACGCTCGAGGAGGACGATCCCGCCGCCGCGCCCGCCGGCCCCGCGCCCACCCTGGACCCGCCCGAACCCGTCCCGACCGACCCCGAGCTCGTCACGGAGCTGATCCGGGACGCCGAGGCCTCCGTCCAGACCCTGCGCCGCGAGATCCGGGACCTGTCGGGGCCGGCGCTGCTCGACTTCATCCGGGCCGACATCACCGAGCTCAAGCGCGTGCTCTTCGACCCGCGGAGCCTGCAGGTGATCATGGCCGGAATGGAGGCGAGCCGGTGGCTCAACGAGCACCTGGAGGAGTGGCTGGGCGAGAAGAACGCCGCCGACGTCCTCACGCAGTCCGTCGACCGCAACATCACCTCGGAGATGGGGCTGGCGCTGCTCGACGTGGCGGACGCCGTCCGCCCGCACACCGAGGTCGTGGCGTTCCTGCACCGCGTCGTGGAACAGGGCCGGGAGGGCGACGGCTTCCTGGGCGAGATGGCCGGGCTGGAGGGCGGGCCCGAGGCGGTGGAGGCCGTCCGGGGCTATCTGGACAGGTACGGGATGCGCTGCGTGGGCGAGATCGACATCACCAGGACGCGCTGGAGCGAACAGCCCGCCGCGCTCGTGCCCGCCATTCTCGGCAACATCAGGAACTTCGCGCCGGGCGAGGGCCCGCGACGCTTCGAACGCGGGCTCCAGGAGGCGCGGCGCAAGGAGCAGGACGTGCTGGCGCGCCTGCGCACTCTGCCCGACGGCGAGGAGAAGGCCGCGCAGGCCGGGCGGATGATCGAGCGCGTCCGCACCTTCTCCGGCTACCGGGAGTACCCCAAGTACGGCATGGTGAGCCGCTACTTCGTCTACAAGCGGGCGCTGCTGGCCGAGGCCGCACGCCTGGTCCGGTCCGGCGTCCTGCGCGAGGAGGAGGACGTCTTCTTCCTTCGGTTCGGGGAGTTGGAGGAGGTCGTGCGCACGCGTGAGGTGGACGCCGGACTCGTCCGGGAGCGGCGGGAGGCGTTCCGGTCCCACGAGGCCCTCACCCCGCCCCGGCTCCTCACCTCGGACGGCGAGGTCCTCACCGGCCGGTACCGGCGCGAGGACGCCCCGGACGGCGCGATGGCCGGCCTGCCGGTCTCGGCCGGAGCCGTCGAGGGCCGTGCCCGTGTCGTCACGGACATGGCGCGGGCCGACCTCGAACCGGGCGACATCCTGGTCACCGCCTACACCGACCCCAGCTGGACCCCGCTGTTCGTGACCGTGGCCGGACTGGTGACGGAGGTGGGCGGGCTCATGACGCACGGGGCGGTCATCGCGCGGGAGTACGGCCTGCCGGCGGTCGTGGGAGTGGAGCAGGCCACCCGGCGGATCCGGGACGGGCAGCGGGTCCGCGTCCACGGAACCGACGGGTACGTCCAGATCCTGGACTGA